Proteins co-encoded in one Herpetosiphonaceae bacterium genomic window:
- a CDS encoding chemotaxis protein CheB — MPGRDIIVIGASAGGVEALTTLVRGLPADLSAAVFIVLHIPPQSPSLLPSILSRSGPLSAAHPRDGDPIRAGQIYVAPPDHHLLIEQGRVRVVRGPKENRHRPAVDPLFRSAACIYGQRVIGVVLTGSLDDGTAGLQAIKTRGGIAVAQAPEDALYPSMPRSAVENVAVDYCLPMAQMASLLAELANNPVADEESYPVPREMELESRIVGMDMAALQSEERPGLPSAFSCPECNGVLYELHDSDLVRFRCRVGHAFSVESVFAEQAEALETALWVALNTLEESASLGRRMAQQARERGHMMLVRRFESKARESEQRAATIRQVLVRDDPITGLAEIEETSGDAVA; from the coding sequence ATGCCTGGACGTGACATAATCGTCATAGGCGCTTCCGCCGGTGGTGTTGAGGCGCTGACCACGCTGGTACGTGGCCTGCCCGCCGATCTGAGCGCAGCGGTCTTTATCGTGCTGCATATTCCGCCGCAAAGCCCAAGCTTATTGCCGTCGATCTTGAGCCGCTCCGGCCCGCTGTCGGCAGCGCATCCGCGAGATGGCGATCCGATCAGAGCGGGACAGATCTATGTCGCGCCGCCAGATCATCATCTGCTGATCGAGCAGGGGCGGGTGCGCGTGGTGCGCGGCCCGAAGGAGAATCGCCACCGTCCGGCGGTCGATCCGCTCTTTCGGTCTGCCGCCTGCATCTACGGGCAGAGGGTGATCGGCGTGGTGCTGACCGGCTCGCTCGACGATGGCACCGCCGGGTTGCAGGCGATCAAGACGCGCGGTGGCATCGCCGTGGCGCAAGCTCCCGAAGATGCGCTGTATCCGAGTATGCCACGCAGTGCGGTAGAGAATGTCGCCGTAGACTATTGCCTGCCGATGGCGCAGATGGCCTCGCTGCTGGCGGAATTGGCGAACAATCCGGTCGCAGACGAAGAATCGTACCCCGTACCGCGCGAGATGGAACTGGAATCGAGGATTGTCGGAATGGATATGGCTGCATTACAAAGCGAAGAGCGGCCAGGCTTGCCCTCGGCCTTTTCTTGCCCGGAGTGTAACGGCGTGCTGTACGAGCTGCATGATAGCGATCTGGTTCGGTTCCGCTGCCGGGTTGGGCATGCGTTCTCAGTGGAGAGCGTCTTTGCCGAGCAGGCCGAGGCGCTGGAAACGGCGCTGTGGGTCGCGCTCAACACGCTGGAGGAGAGCGCCAGCCTGGGGCGGCGCATGGCGCAGCAGGCGCGGGAGCGCGGCCATATGATGTTAGTGCGGCGCTTCGAGTCAAAGGCGCGCGAGTCTGAGCAGCGCGCGGCGACCATCCGGCAGGTGTTGGTGAGGGACGATCCAATCACCGGCCTGGCCGAGATCGAAGAGACGAGCGGCGACGCGGTGGCCTGA
- a CDS encoding alpha-amylase family protein — MGMSDRWYENAIIYCLDVDTFQDSDGDGDGDFAGLTKRLDYLAGLGVTCIWLLPFYPSPNRDNGYDVTEYYGVDPRLGTLGDFVEFMREARERGMRVIVDLVVNHTSDQHPWFQAACRDKRSPFRDFYVWSEEKPADAHEGVVFPGKQDAVWTYSEEAGAYYFHRFYEHQPDLNINNPAVRAEIFKIMGFWAELGVSGFRVDAAPFLIELKGIDDPEIDDPYLYLKEMHEFLTARRGDAILLAEANVSPDKIAAYFGDGDKMHMLFNFLVNQPLFLALAREQAAPLIKALDALPEIPTWGQWANFLRNHDELDLGRLSDAERGEVFKQFGPEEHMQLYERGIRRRLAPMLGGDQARLALAYSLLFTLPGTPVLRYGEEIGMGDDLSLEERESVRTPMQWSPEENGGFSKAPRKKLVRPVISGGSYGYQRVNVAAQSRDPRSLLNTIERMIRTRKVCPEFGWGQAQIMDTGEASVFAHRCEWDGGIVLAVHNLSSKACPVTLDLSEYEAGHLVDLLGDREYRRFDGGKHQIELEGYGYRWFRVDDIRQASQESERMEARKQGNKGTRE; from the coding sequence ATGGGAATGAGCGACCGCTGGTACGAAAACGCAATCATCTACTGTCTGGATGTCGATACCTTTCAAGACTCGGACGGCGACGGCGACGGGGATTTTGCGGGCCTGACCAAGCGCCTCGACTACCTCGCGGGCCTGGGCGTTACCTGCATCTGGCTGCTGCCGTTCTACCCCTCGCCCAACCGCGACAACGGCTACGATGTGACGGAGTACTACGGCGTCGATCCGCGCCTTGGGACGCTAGGCGACTTCGTAGAGTTTATGCGCGAGGCCCGCGAGCGCGGCATGCGCGTGATTGTCGATCTGGTCGTCAACCACACCTCGGATCAGCACCCGTGGTTTCAGGCGGCCTGCCGCGACAAGCGCTCGCCGTTCCGCGACTTCTACGTCTGGTCGGAAGAAAAGCCCGCCGACGCGCACGAGGGCGTAGTCTTTCCCGGCAAGCAAGATGCCGTCTGGACCTATAGCGAAGAGGCCGGGGCCTACTATTTCCACCGCTTCTACGAGCACCAGCCCGATCTGAACATCAACAATCCTGCCGTGCGCGCGGAGATCTTCAAGATCATGGGCTTCTGGGCCGAGCTGGGCGTCTCCGGCTTTCGAGTGGACGCCGCGCCGTTTTTGATCGAGCTGAAGGGCATCGACGACCCGGAGATCGACGATCCGTACCTCTACCTCAAGGAGATGCACGAGTTTCTCACGGCGCGGCGCGGCGACGCGATCCTGCTGGCCGAGGCCAACGTGTCGCCCGACAAAATCGCGGCCTACTTCGGCGACGGCGATAAGATGCATATGCTCTTCAATTTCCTGGTCAATCAGCCGCTCTTCCTGGCGCTGGCCCGTGAGCAGGCCGCGCCGCTGATCAAGGCGCTCGACGCGCTGCCGGAGATTCCCACGTGGGGCCAGTGGGCCAACTTCCTGCGCAACCACGACGAGCTGGACCTGGGACGCCTCAGCGACGCGGAGCGCGGGGAGGTGTTTAAGCAGTTCGGACCTGAGGAGCACATGCAGCTCTACGAGCGCGGCATTCGGCGGCGGCTCGCTCCCATGCTGGGCGGCGATCAGGCGCGGCTGGCGCTGGCCTACAGCCTGCTCTTTACCCTGCCGGGCACGCCCGTGCTGCGCTACGGCGAGGAGATCGGCATGGGCGATGACCTGTCGCTCGAAGAGCGCGAGAGCGTCCGCACGCCGATGCAGTGGTCGCCTGAGGAGAACGGCGGCTTTTCCAAAGCGCCGAGGAAGAAGCTGGTACGTCCGGTGATCTCCGGCGGCTCGTACGGCTACCAGCGCGTCAACGTCGCCGCCCAGAGCCGCGACCCACGCTCGCTTCTCAACACGATCGAGCGCATGATCCGCACGCGCAAGGTCTGCCCCGAGTTTGGCTGGGGCCAGGCGCAGATCATGGATACCGGCGAGGCCAGCGTGTTCGCGCACCGCTGCGAGTGGGACGGCGGCATTGTGCTTGCGGTACATAACCTCTCGTCTAAAGCGTGCCCGGTCACGCTCGACCTGAGCGAGTACGAGGCCGGGCATCTCGTCGATCTGCTGGGTGATCGCGAGTACCGGCGCTTCGACGGCGGGAAGCATCAGATCGAGCTTGAGGGCTACGGCTATCGCTGGTTTCGCGTGGACGACATCCGCCAGGCGAGCCAGGAGTCGGAGCGTATGGAAGCAAGGAAACAAGGGAATAAGGGAACAAGGGAATAA
- a CDS encoding SDR family oxidoreductase, which translates to MQLKPIEQQVVVVFGASSGIGRATALKFAERGAKLVVAARSEHGLQTLVDEIRQKGGQAIAVPADVTDFEQVKAVADRAVAEYGRLDTWAHIAGVHLYATFDETSPEEFRRVIEVNLIGQGYGALAALPHLKREGRGALIHVSSIESQLSLPYQAAYAASKHGIPGFLDALRIELRHKKIPISVTNIMPATINTPLFDKARTKLGVKPNIPPPVYQPWVVADQIVYAAEHSVRDMIAGGGGKLMVQTQKISPLLMDALLLWGGFESQKTDQPKSADAPDNLYQPIQGFDTAEGDFGDKAFSRSLYNWLGRHPYLRRAIFGSALGAAALLTRRSVSQS; encoded by the coding sequence ATGCAACTAAAACCGATCGAGCAACAGGTTGTCGTCGTCTTTGGCGCGTCGAGCGGCATCGGGCGGGCGACCGCGCTCAAGTTCGCCGAGCGCGGCGCGAAGCTGGTCGTCGCGGCACGCAGCGAGCACGGGCTGCAAACGCTGGTCGACGAGATCCGCCAGAAGGGTGGTCAGGCCATCGCCGTACCCGCCGACGTGACCGACTTCGAGCAGGTCAAGGCAGTGGCGGATCGGGCCGTGGCCGAGTACGGGCGGCTGGATACCTGGGCGCATATCGCGGGCGTTCACCTGTACGCCACGTTCGACGAAACCTCGCCGGAGGAGTTCCGGCGCGTGATCGAGGTCAACCTGATCGGCCAGGGCTACGGCGCGCTGGCGGCGCTGCCGCATCTCAAGCGCGAGGGACGCGGCGCGCTGATCCACGTCTCGTCGATCGAGTCGCAGCTTTCGCTGCCGTACCAGGCCGCATACGCCGCGTCGAAGCACGGCATTCCCGGCTTTCTGGACGCGCTGCGGATCGAGCTGCGGCACAAAAAGATCCCGATCAGCGTCACCAACATCATGCCCGCGACGATCAACACGCCGCTCTTCGACAAGGCGCGTACCAAGCTCGGCGTCAAGCCCAACATCCCGCCGCCGGTCTACCAGCCGTGGGTCGTCGCCGACCAGATCGTGTACGCCGCCGAGCATTCCGTGCGCGACATGATCGCCGGTGGCGGCGGCAAGCTGATGGTCCAGACTCAGAAGATCTCGCCGCTGCTGATGGACGCGCTGCTGCTGTGGGGCGGTTTTGAATCGCAGAAGACCGACCAGCCCAAATCGGCTGACGCGCCTGACAACCTGTACCAGCCGATTCAGGGCTTCGACACCGCCGAGGGCGACTTCGGCGACAAAGCGTTTTCGCGCAGCCTGTACAACTGGCTCGGACGGCATCCCTACCTGCGGCGGGCGATCTTCGGCTCGGCGCTCGGCGCGGCGGCGCTGCTGACCAGGCGCTCGGTCAGCCAGTCGTGA